A DNA window from Micromonospora inyonensis contains the following coding sequences:
- a CDS encoding 6-phosphofructokinase has product MRIGVLTGGGDCPGLNAVIRAVVRKGVATYGHEFVGFQDGWKGPLEGLSRPLGIAEVRGILPRGGTILGSSRTNPFKIENGVERIKENLAAQGVDALIAIGGEDTLGVATKLHELDVKVVGVPKTIDNDLGATDYTFGFDTAVNIAMEAIDRLHTTAESHHRTLVVEVMGRHAGWIALHAGLAGGANVILLPERQFDVEQVAGYVEKRFQHQYAPIVVVAEGAQPLDGQMVLHNQELDSFGHVRLGGIGQWLAEQLEAKTGKEARTVVLGHIQRGGTPTAFDRVLATRLGLQAIDAAHEGDWGKMVAMQSTDIVRVPLADATRELKTVPLERYAEAEVFFGS; this is encoded by the coding sequence ATGCGTATCGGCGTGCTCACCGGCGGTGGCGACTGCCCCGGTCTCAACGCGGTGATCCGGGCGGTGGTCCGCAAGGGCGTCGCCACGTACGGCCACGAGTTCGTGGGCTTCCAGGACGGCTGGAAGGGCCCGCTGGAGGGCCTGTCCCGCCCGCTGGGCATCGCGGAGGTCCGCGGCATCCTGCCCCGGGGCGGCACCATCCTCGGCTCGTCCCGCACCAACCCGTTCAAGATCGAGAACGGCGTCGAGCGGATCAAGGAGAACCTCGCCGCGCAGGGCGTCGACGCCCTGATCGCGATCGGCGGCGAGGACACCCTCGGCGTCGCCACCAAGCTGCACGAGCTGGACGTCAAGGTCGTCGGCGTGCCGAAGACCATCGACAACGACCTCGGCGCCACCGACTACACCTTCGGCTTCGACACGGCCGTCAACATCGCCATGGAGGCGATCGACCGGCTGCACACCACCGCCGAGAGCCACCACCGGACGCTGGTCGTCGAGGTGATGGGGCGGCACGCCGGCTGGATCGCGCTGCACGCCGGCCTCGCCGGTGGCGCGAACGTGATCCTGCTGCCGGAGCGGCAGTTCGACGTCGAGCAGGTCGCCGGTTACGTCGAGAAGCGCTTCCAGCACCAGTACGCCCCGATCGTCGTCGTCGCCGAGGGCGCGCAGCCGCTCGACGGCCAGATGGTCCTGCACAACCAGGAGCTGGACTCCTTCGGGCACGTCCGGCTCGGTGGCATCGGCCAGTGGCTGGCCGAGCAGCTCGAGGCGAAGACCGGCAAGGAGGCCCGCACCGTCGTGCTCGGCCACATCCAGCGCGGCGGCACCCCGACCGCCTTCGACCGGGTGCTCGCCACCCGCCTTGGCCTGCAGGCGATCGACGCCGCGCACGAGGGCGACTGGGGCAAGATGGTCGCCATGCAGAGCACGGACATCGTCCGGGTGCCGCTCGCCGACGCCACCCGCGAGCTGAAGACCGTGCCGCTGGAGCGGTACGCCGAGGCCGAGGTCTTCTTCGGCAGCTGA
- the proC gene encoding pyrroline-5-carboxylate reductase, with product MSTGVHTVAVIGAGKIGELMLSGLLRSGWPADRLLATTRRPERAEEIATRYGVRVVDNLTAVRDAEVLAISVKPQDAGVLLDEVGPRIPDGKLVISLCAGLPTGFFSRRLPAGTPVVRVMTNTPALVDQAMTAISAGAHATGEHLALAEEMFKPLGATIRVPESQQDAVTALSGSGPAYFYLLVEAMVDAGILLGLPRQVAHELIVQTAIGSAVMLRDSGEHPVKLREAVTSPAGTTISAVRELEKHGVRAALLAALEAARDRARELAAQAT from the coding sequence ATGTCGACTGGGGTGCACACGGTCGCGGTGATCGGCGCCGGCAAGATCGGCGAGCTGATGCTCTCCGGGCTGCTGCGCTCGGGCTGGCCGGCCGACCGGCTGCTGGCCACCACGCGTCGCCCGGAACGCGCCGAGGAGATCGCCACCCGGTACGGCGTCCGCGTGGTCGACAACCTGACCGCGGTGCGGGACGCCGAGGTGCTCGCGATCTCGGTCAAGCCGCAGGACGCCGGGGTGCTGCTCGACGAGGTCGGCCCCCGGATCCCCGACGGGAAGCTCGTCATCTCGCTCTGCGCCGGCCTGCCCACCGGCTTCTTCAGCCGGCGGTTGCCCGCCGGCACCCCGGTCGTCCGGGTCATGACGAACACCCCGGCCCTGGTCGACCAGGCGATGACCGCCATCTCGGCCGGCGCGCACGCCACCGGGGAACACCTCGCCCTGGCCGAGGAGATGTTCAAGCCGCTGGGCGCGACCATCCGGGTGCCCGAGTCGCAGCAGGACGCGGTGACCGCCCTCTCCGGCTCCGGCCCGGCCTACTTCTACCTGCTGGTCGAGGCGATGGTCGACGCCGGGATCCTGCTCGGCCTGCCCCGCCAGGTGGCCCACGAACTGATCGTGCAGACCGCCATCGGGTCGGCGGTGATGCTGCGCGACTCCGGCGAACACCCGGTGAAGCTCCGCGAGGCGGTCACCTCGCCGGCCGGCACCACCATCTCCGCCGTGCGCGAGCTGGAGAAGCACGGCGTACGCGCGGCGCTGCTCGCCGCACTCGAGGCGGCCCGCGACCGGGCCCGGGAACTGGCCGCGCAGGCCACCTGA